From Woronichinia naegeliana WA131, the proteins below share one genomic window:
- a CDS encoding helix-turn-helix domain-containing protein, with amino-acid sequence MSSTQTMTVLIQDQKSQENLSFSPPVQIINSMDSSLESVPNLFILTSATHLNNVSSLVRNTNQKHHLRVLFIREDINPSWLPQILERANLRTLRNTLSYQDSESNLPQRVINAWSWGAQDQLIAKATVLGDRLLVLSCGMEKFEVAFADLPCLKNIPTAEQSNFMISEEGSYLYWEKQDIHLDLDALRYVINPQIKAKFDAQRLTHDVLFGKAIAALRKQHKLKQSDIIGLSERQVSRIEKGEGTKVATLQLFAQAHKMELNDYLATVGNLVSSIPDDFLFNDYDTNSSVNKPLFKDKLRQIMENETIEVISSSSNSDCPSMEE; translated from the coding sequence ATGTCAAGCACTCAAACTATGACGGTTTTGATCCAAGACCAGAAGAGTCAGGAAAATCTATCTTTTTCTCCCCCCGTCCAAATAATTAATAGTATGGATTCTAGTTTGGAGTCAGTGCCAAATTTATTTATTTTAACTTCTGCTACCCATTTAAATAATGTTTCTTCTTTAGTAAGAAATACTAACCAAAAACATCATCTGCGCGTTCTTTTTATTCGGGAAGATATTAATCCAAGTTGGTTACCCCAGATACTAGAGCGGGCAAATTTGCGTACCTTGCGAAATACTTTATCTTATCAAGATTCAGAATCAAATCTTCCTCAACGAGTCATTAATGCCTGGAGTTGGGGAGCACAGGATCAGTTAATTGCCAAGGCAACGGTTCTAGGCGATCGCCTTTTGGTTTTAAGTTGTGGCATGGAAAAATTCGAGGTCGCTTTTGCTGACTTACCCTGTTTAAAAAATATCCCAACGGCAGAACAGAGTAATTTTATGATCTCCGAGGAGGGGAGTTATCTGTATTGGGAAAAGCAAGATATTCATCTCGATTTAGATGCTTTGCGTTATGTAATTAATCCTCAAATTAAAGCCAAATTTGATGCTCAAAGACTTACCCATGATGTCTTATTTGGAAAAGCGATCGCCGCTTTACGCAAGCAACACAAGCTGAAACAATCGGATATTATTGGTTTATCAGAAAGGCAAGTAAGTCGGATTGAAAAGGGAGAAGGAACGAAAGTTGCCACCTTACAGTTATTTGCCCAAGCTCATAAAATGGAGTTAAATGACTATTTAGCGACTGTTGGCAATTTAGTTTCTAGTATTCCTGACGATTTTCTGTTTAACGATTATGATACGAATTCTTCTGTGAATAAGCCTTTATTCAAAGACAAATTACGCCAAATTATGGAAAACGAAACAATAGAGGTTATCTCATCTAGTTCTAACTCTGATTGTCCAAGTATGGAGGAGTAA
- a CDS encoding IS110 family transposase yields METQVASQWVGIDVSKAKLDIALRPANKVLQVTNQESGWQELSEQLKKYKIELIIIESTGGMERGVAHKLQKEEFKVAVINPKRARDFAKASGRLAKTDKIDAEVLAHFGEALQPSPKPLASESQVALSDLVNRRSQLVEMLNSEQKRAHSVRSSTAKADIETNIQWLKQRIKGMDEQIDQLRQDNEESKKQYELLTSVPGVGRVTAVTLLSMLPELGELPLKKLSSLVGIAPMNCDSGQMRGKRRIIGGRARVRAVLYMSALVAIQHNPVIKAFYQKLLQAGKAKKVALIACAHKLLGFLHAIVKSQKPWRCPENIETKEEKLQAC; encoded by the coding sequence ATGGAAACTCAAGTAGCAAGCCAATGGGTTGGTATAGACGTCAGCAAAGCCAAGTTGGACATAGCTTTACGTCCAGCGAATAAGGTTTTGCAAGTAACCAATCAAGAGTCAGGCTGGCAGGAATTAAGCGAACAACTCAAAAAATACAAAATTGAGTTAATCATCATCGAATCAACAGGAGGAATGGAAAGAGGAGTGGCTCACAAGCTGCAAAAAGAGGAATTCAAGGTAGCAGTGATTAATCCCAAAAGAGCCAGAGATTTTGCCAAGGCATCAGGTCGTCTAGCGAAAACGGACAAAATAGATGCCGAGGTATTAGCCCATTTTGGAGAAGCCTTGCAACCAAGCCCAAAACCGTTAGCATCAGAATCTCAAGTAGCTTTATCCGATTTGGTCAATCGTCGTAGTCAGTTAGTGGAAATGCTAAACAGTGAACAAAAACGAGCGCACAGTGTTCGTAGTAGCACGGCGAAAGCTGACATTGAGACTAATATTCAATGGCTCAAACAAAGGATAAAAGGAATGGATGAGCAGATAGACCAACTGCGGCAAGACAACGAAGAGAGTAAAAAGCAGTATGAGCTATTAACCAGTGTACCTGGAGTGGGCAGAGTAACGGCCGTGACCTTGCTATCAATGTTGCCAGAATTAGGAGAGCTACCATTGAAGAAACTGTCGAGTCTAGTGGGAATTGCTCCCATGAACTGTGACAGTGGGCAAATGCGAGGAAAACGACGTATTATCGGTGGACGAGCAAGGGTGCGTGCCGTGCTGTATATGTCAGCCCTAGTGGCAATACAACACAATCCGGTAATTAAGGCGTTTTATCAAAAATTGCTCCAGGCAGGTAAGGCCAAAAAAGTAGCTTTAATTGCCTGCGCTCATAAGCTATTGGGATTTCTTCATGCTATAGTCAAGAGTCAAAAACCTTGGCGATGTCCTGAAAATATAGAGACAAAGGAGGAAAAACTGCAAGCGTGCTAA
- a CDS encoding NACHT domain-containing protein: protein MTSQDQNIDHSEINNSSVQQSQAGQNAVSFSNSRDNQVVIENTFLRLFGRSESNQVDWDWAKLLLEKKQLPEIRTRLTDTLGRERILMDVSIAEQQQWVNRLQTDRQLQINGKNSGLLDPNKLLIETFGRDDIAGKLLILGAPGSGKTTALLSLAEQLVIGAIEQSQTVIPVILELSTWREDSQSIEAWIIEQLYDLHGGDRKQKIYEKYLKRQVLLPLLDGLDELGLERQKKCTEKLNEFARTYPQLVVCCRVREFETANIKLSNLNGAICLQELSDRQIEAYFQSINRADLWSAMKTNSALQGLLQATREGEAGLLRVPLFIKLLADVYDPQQPIKNKADLLEKYIERQLSFDQRSSDHRKGMKNHRWAYKIIEKEPRLDKTINSLSWVARQLKVNNTVELLIEQMQPSWLESKALKLRYRLILGLIGGLILGLIGGLIFGLILGLIFGLILGLILGLIFGLNDVEVVEAFQIPRSKTSRQSFFKEFCEGLIGGLIGGLIWGLIGGLILGLIGGLILGLIWGLILGLILGLIWGLKQELKERSHPNQGIWNSLQSVIWTTAFSYPLGVILNTSFSLLRKASVKNPDWLHLLSSALPDSLLAGIFWSLFFGVWLGGGVACMQHFSLRFVLWQSGTIPWNLARFLNYCVERRLLLRVGGRYRFLHRELLDHFAQLPPGTQIK, encoded by the coding sequence ATGACTTCACAGGATCAAAATATTGATCATAGCGAGATTAACAATAGTAGCGTTCAACAAAGTCAAGCGGGACAAAACGCGGTTAGTTTTAGCAATAGCCGTGATAATCAGGTTGTGATTGAAAATACGTTTTTGCGGTTATTTGGTCGCTCTGAATCGAATCAGGTGGATTGGGATTGGGCAAAATTATTATTAGAAAAAAAGCAATTACCTGAAATTCGTACACGTTTGACGGATACGTTGGGCAGAGAGCGAATTTTGATGGATGTTTCGATTGCAGAACAGCAACAATGGGTGAATCGTTTACAAACGGATCGTCAGTTACAGATTAATGGTAAAAATAGCGGTTTACTTGATCCAAATAAACTATTAATTGAAACTTTTGGACGGGATGATATTGCAGGAAAATTATTGATTTTAGGTGCGCCTGGTTCAGGGAAAACAACGGCATTATTAAGTTTAGCGGAACAATTAGTTATCGGAGCTATTGAGCAATCGCAAACAGTGATTCCAGTTATTTTGGAGCTTTCGACCTGGCGCGAGGATAGTCAAAGTATTGAGGCTTGGATTATTGAGCAGCTGTATGATTTGCATGGGGGAGATCGTAAACAAAAAATCTATGAGAAATATCTAAAGCGACAGGTTTTATTGCCGTTATTGGATGGGTTAGATGAGTTGGGTTTGGAACGACAAAAAAAGTGTACAGAGAAGTTAAATGAATTTGCGCGAACCTATCCGCAATTAGTAGTTTGTTGTCGGGTTAGGGAATTTGAAACGGCGAATATTAAGTTGAGTAATCTGAATGGAGCGATCTGTCTTCAGGAATTATCAGATAGACAAATTGAGGCTTATTTTCAGAGTATTAATCGGGCTGATTTATGGTCAGCAATGAAAACTAATTCGGCGTTACAAGGGTTATTGCAAGCAACGAGAGAAGGTGAGGCTGGTTTATTGCGAGTGCCTTTATTTATTAAGCTTTTGGCTGATGTTTATGATCCTCAACAGCCAATTAAAAATAAAGCTGATTTATTGGAAAAATATATTGAACGTCAGCTATCTTTTGATCAACGTTCTTCAGATCACAGAAAAGGGATGAAAAATCATCGTTGGGCTTATAAAATCATAGAAAAAGAACCAAGATTGGATAAAACGATTAATAGTCTAAGTTGGGTTGCTAGACAATTAAAAGTAAATAATACAGTGGAGTTATTGATTGAGCAAATGCAACCTAGTTGGCTCGAATCTAAGGCTCTAAAATTACGCTATCGGCTGATTTTGGGGCTGATTGGGGGGCTGATTTTGGGGCTGATTGGGGGGCTGATTTTTGGACTGATTTTGGGGCTGATTTTTGGACTGATTTTGGGGCTGATTTTGGGGCTGATTTTTGGACTGAATGATGTTGAGGTCGTCGAAGCCTTTCAAATACCCCGCTCAAAAACTTCCAGACAAAGCTTTTTCAAGGAATTTTGTGAGGGGCTGATTGGGGGGCTGATTGGGGGGCTGATTTGGGGGCTGATTGGGGGGCTGATTTTGGGGCTGATTGGGGGGCTGATTTTGGGGCTGATTTGGGGGCTGATTTTGGGGCTGATTTTGGGGCTGATTTGGGGGCTAAAGCAAGAATTAAAGGAGCGATCACATCCGAATCAAGGCATTTGGAACTCTTTGCAAAGTGTGATTTGGACAACTGCTTTTAGTTATCCTCTGGGCGTGATTCTCAATACTTCATTCTCTTTACTTCGGAAAGCTTCTGTTAAAAATCCTGACTGGCTCCATTTGCTCAGTTCCGCCCTACCCGACTCTCTACTTGCGGGGATTTTCTGGTCACTATTCTTCGGGGTTTGGCTTGGTGGTGGTGTAGCCTGTATGCAACATTTTTCTCTGCGTTTTGTCCTCTGGCAAAGCGGCACTATTCCCTGGAACCTTGCTCGTTTCCTTAACTATTGTGTTGAACGGCGTTTATTACTTAGAGTCGGAGGTCGTTACCGTTTTCTGCACCGTGAACTCCTCGATCACTTTGCCCAATTACCGCCTGGAACACAGATTAAATAG
- a CDS encoding PIN domain-containing protein, with product MKIAMKTIFADTFYWVALINDRDNWHEQVVVKTRELQQVKIMTTDEICIEVLNNLSGYGESVRRRTWQLFQGLQNTPNILILPQTRQSFEIGLELYKVRPDKEYSLTDCISMQTMRQRNITEILTHDKHFAQEGFILLF from the coding sequence TTGAAAATTGCCATGAAAACAATTTTTGCAGATACTTTTTATTGGGTTGCATTGATTAATGATCGAGATAATTGGCATGAGCAAGTTGTGGTCAAAACTCGTGAACTTCAACAAGTTAAAATTATGACAACTGATGAAATTTGTATCGAAGTTTTAAATAACTTATCGGGTTATGGTGAGTCTGTAAGAAGACGAACTTGGCAGCTTTTTCAAGGTTTACAAAACACCCCTAATATCCTTATTTTGCCCCAAACTCGTCAATCTTTTGAAATAGGATTAGAGTTGTATAAGGTTCGCCCAGACAAAGAGTATAGTTTAACGGATTGTATTTCAATGCAAACAATGCGTCAAAGAAATATAACGGAGATATTAACCCATGATAAACATTTTGCACAAGAAGGTTTTATTCTTCTTTTTTAA
- a CDS encoding glycoside hydrolase, with protein sequence MSHPLYIAFIWHQHQPLYKSKDSFGQGHSYRLPWVRLHGTKDYLDLVLLLEKYPKLHQTFNLVPSLILQLEDYAKGTAMDPYLALTLTPEQQLTLEQKRTILNTFFDAHHRTLIDPHPRYRQLYGQRQDKGITWCLDNWNLQDYSDLLAWHNLAWIDPLFQEDDQELRYWYNQQKGFTLSDRQRIIAKQRQIIERIIPQHRRMQETGQIEITTSPYTHPILPLLADTRSGRVAIPDMPLPEPRFCWSEDIARHLQKAKTIYRDRFNCQPRGLWPSEQSVSPAILADIAQARFEWLCSDEMVLGHSLQHYFHRDEQGLIAEPELLYRPYRLETPDGDLAIVFRDHRLSDLISFTYPTFSPEVAARDLISHLNAIAFSLKQRQSDPQSSALQEPWLVTIALDGENCWENYLQDGLPFLTHLYERLSRSEHLQLVTVDEFLRQFPTVHTLPINQLHSGSWIDGTFRTWIGDPIKNKAWEYLIDARQILANHPEATEENNPEAWESLYAAEGSDWFWWFGEGNSSRQDEIFDQLFREHLCTLYRSLNETIPGYLYHPLESYPKKGKQVPEGFIHPVIDGIGDEEDWEKAGRIELGAKGAMIANTLVRRIFYGFNHQYLYFRLDFKSGVKIGQGLPNELHLFWYYPGSIQPNCPVPLAHVPEQPPVNYYFHHHLGINLQRQTTWLEEVINPFQWHPRPCQAKVAFQSCLEIAIPWSDLHKEPDTVLHLLGILAEQGEYHSMIPEESLILLKIP encoded by the coding sequence ATGTCTCACCCACTTTACATCGCTTTTATTTGGCATCAACACCAACCCCTCTATAAATCCAAAGATAGCTTCGGTCAGGGACATAGTTACCGTTTGCCCTGGGTGAGGTTACACGGGACAAAAGACTATCTCGATCTCGTTTTACTATTAGAAAAATATCCTAAACTTCATCAAACCTTTAATCTGGTTCCTTCTCTAATTTTGCAACTAGAAGATTATGCTAAGGGCACAGCAATGGATCCCTATTTAGCCCTAACCTTAACTCCAGAGCAACAGTTAACCCTAGAGCAAAAACGCACGATCTTAAATACTTTTTTTGATGCTCATCACCGCACCTTAATTGATCCCCATCCCCGTTATCGTCAACTGTACGGACAAAGACAAGATAAAGGCATAACCTGGTGTTTAGACAATTGGAATTTACAGGATTATAGTGATCTGTTGGCTTGGCATAATTTAGCTTGGATTGATCCGCTTTTTCAGGAAGACGATCAGGAACTTCGCTATTGGTACAATCAGCAAAAAGGCTTTACTCTCAGCGATCGCCAACGAATTATTGCTAAACAACGGCAAATTATTGAGCGCATTATTCCCCAACACCGTCGGATGCAAGAAACAGGACAAATTGAAATTACCACGAGTCCCTATACCCATCCTATTTTGCCCTTATTAGCTGATACGAGATCGGGGCGTGTAGCCATACCAGATATGCCCCTACCCGAACCCCGTTTTTGTTGGTCAGAAGATATTGCTCGTCATTTACAAAAAGCGAAAACGATTTACCGCGATCGCTTTAATTGTCAACCCAGGGGACTTTGGCCGTCCGAGCAATCCGTTAGTCCAGCCATCTTAGCCGATATTGCCCAGGCACGCTTTGAATGGCTCTGTTCCGATGAAATGGTTTTAGGCCATAGCTTGCAACACTACTTTCATCGAGATGAACAGGGTTTAATTGCCGAGCCAGAATTATTGTATCGTCCCTATCGTTTAGAAACCCCGGATGGTGATCTGGCCATTGTCTTTCGGGATCATCGTCTTTCCGATCTGATCAGTTTTACCTATCCCACTTTCTCTCCAGAAGTCGCCGCCAGGGATTTAATTAGCCACTTAAACGCGATCGCCTTTTCATTAAAACAGCGTCAAAGCGATCCGCAATCCTCAGCTTTACAAGAACCTTGGCTCGTGACTATTGCCTTAGATGGCGAAAATTGTTGGGAAAATTATCTTCAGGATGGTTTACCGTTTCTTACCCATCTCTATGAAAGATTAAGCCGTTCTGAGCATCTCCAACTCGTCACTGTGGATGAATTTTTGCGCCAGTTTCCCACCGTTCATACCTTACCGATTAATCAACTTCATAGTGGTTCCTGGATTGACGGGACTTTTCGTACCTGGATCGGCGATCCCATAAAAAATAAAGCCTGGGAATACCTGATTGATGCCCGCCAAATTTTGGCTAATCATCCCGAAGCGACCGAAGAAAATAACCCTGAAGCCTGGGAATCTCTCTATGCCGCCGAAGGTTCAGATTGGTTCTGGTGGTTTGGAGAAGGAAATTCAAGCCGTCAAGATGAAATTTTTGATCAACTTTTTCGAGAACATCTTTGCACCCTTTATCGCTCCCTCAATGAAACCATTCCTGGCTATCTTTACCATCCGTTAGAAAGTTATCCTAAAAAAGGAAAACAAGTTCCCGAAGGTTTTATTCATCCGGTGATTGATGGCATTGGTGATGAAGAGGATTGGGAAAAGGCTGGACGCATTGAGCTAGGGGCTAAGGGCGCAATGATTGCCAATACTTTAGTTCGGCGTATTTTTTACGGTTTTAATCATCAATATTTATACTTTAGACTAGATTTCAAATCAGGAGTAAAAATTGGTCAGGGATTACCCAATGAGTTACATTTATTCTGGTATTATCCTGGCTCAATCCAACCCAATTGTCCTGTCCCTCTGGCCCATGTACCAGAACAACCGCCAGTTAATTATTATTTTCACCACCATTTAGGTATTAATTTACAACGACAGACAACTTGGTTAGAAGAAGTGATCAATCCTTTTCAGTGGCATCCCCGTCCTTGTCAGGCAAAAGTGGCTTTTCAATCCTGTTTAGAAATTGCTATTCCCTGGTCGGATCTCCATAAAGAACCCGATACGGTTTTGCATTTATTGGGGATTTTGGCGGAACAGGGAGAATACCATAGCATGATTCCAGAGGAGTCTTTAATCCTATTAAAAATCCCCTAA
- a CDS encoding Txe/YoeB family addiction module toxin: protein MWEVILSKKAQEDLEKLRNIGLFNKIKELVGILRENPFLNSPYYEKLVGNLKGCYSRRINIKHRLVYRVIKTGFN, encoded by the coding sequence ATGTGGGAAGTTATTCTGAGTAAAAAAGCCCAAGAAGATTTAGAAAAGCTGAGAAATATTGGTCTTTTTAACAAGATTAAGGAACTTGTTGGTATTCTTCGGGAAAATCCCTTTCTGAATTCCCCTTATTATGAAAAATTGGTGGGCAATCTTAAGGGTTGTTATTCACGACGAATCAATATTAAGCATCGGTTAGTCTATCGAGTGATTAAAACTGGTTTTAACTAA
- a CDS encoding DUF2281 domain-containing protein — translation MISSQVLEQLEQLPESLQVEVLHYAEYLSSKYQKTSDMDYLNSIPGYVDSIEEVIKSPRSEWVNATELGL, via the coding sequence ATGATTAGTTCGCAGGTTCTTGAGCAATTGGAACAATTACCTGAATCTCTACAAGTTGAGGTTCTTCATTATGCAGAGTATTTATCTAGTAAATACCAAAAGACTAGTGATATGGACTATTTAAATTCTATTCCTGGTTATGTTGATTCTATTGAAGAAGTCATTAAGAGTCCGAGATCGGAATGGGTTAATGCTACGGAATTAGGTTTATAA
- a CDS encoding DnaJ domain-containing protein, whose translation MINLKTDQGFVVVGAATGQVIASQIGGVGVVGGFGGMALGTPVIVVGGAIAGAAIQGIVEGIETGDVKILGVTTLGSVLGAGFSAAVGKVGVGVAGSAFGVGMGTMAATGGLLALGVYQLIKMCGNHSSSSKYFENLLFLEQITEEYENEKKWHNLEIENELQELKNELEKNLLENNSQDYQWQPLENEEELENLKEQLTTYLQNEHCSTKTLYDSNDSQQEQGNIILINTPNFVWEPRDLTHFESHPVSAVAIAPNNQYFFSGDSKGIVNLWDLNTHKLLFSFIGNREEIQAIVVSPDGQKLLAAGFDRRISAWQIERKSIFSGFYSLNSRYSHEGVIHALTVSPDGQLVVSGGSDHKIKIWGGITGKWERTLNGHTDSIFALVFSTDGKMLVSGSADKTIRLWHLSNYQEPEILQGHDQRITCLEITNNNQYLISGSLDGIIHIWDLVTKTIVKRIKAHSQGILSLAINNISQILATANYQEIKLWDLETGKLLQTLAGCHPIKFSADGKILVTGNPDQKKVLTIWRYNVGKFKQEQDNNFAFDFSHNWWDILGVSPNADPQEIKLAYYYLAKQFHPDQNNCQEAVKSMQVINHAYNQFRRFCRDRP comes from the coding sequence ATGATCAATTTAAAAACAGATCAGGGTTTTGTGGTGGTTGGAGCGGCGACAGGTCAAGTGATTGCCAGTCAAATCGGTGGCGTTGGTGTGGTTGGCGGCTTTGGCGGTATGGCTTTGGGAACGCCTGTTATTGTCGTGGGGGGCGCGATCGCCGGTGCAGCGATTCAGGGAATTGTGGAAGGAATAGAAACGGGAGATGTGAAGATTTTAGGGGTGACGACATTGGGATCGGTGTTAGGAGCCGGTTTTTCGGCAGCAGTGGGTAAAGTGGGCGTTGGTGTGGCGGGTAGTGCGTTTGGAGTTGGCATGGGAACAATGGCGGCAACAGGAGGATTATTGGCGTTGGGGGTTTATCAGTTAATTAAAATGTGTGGTAATCATTCTTCCTCAAGTAAATATTTTGAAAACTTGTTATTTCTAGAGCAAATTACTGAAGAATACGAAAACGAGAAAAAATGGCATAATTTAGAAATCGAAAACGAACTGCAAGAATTAAAGAATGAACTGGAGAAAAACCTATTAGAAAATAATAGTCAAGATTACCAATGGCAACCTCTCGAAAATGAAGAAGAATTAGAAAACTTAAAAGAGCAATTGACAACTTATCTGCAAAATGAACATTGCTCGACAAAAACTTTATATGATTCCAATGATTCTCAACAAGAACAGGGCAACATAATTTTGATTAATACGCCTAACTTTGTTTGGGAACCCAGAGATCTTACCCATTTTGAATCCCATCCTGTCAGTGCGGTAGCGATCGCCCCGAATAATCAATATTTCTTCAGTGGAGATAGTAAAGGCATTGTTAACCTTTGGGATTTAAACACCCATAAATTGCTATTTAGTTTTATCGGTAATCGAGAGGAAATTCAAGCGATCGTCGTTAGTCCTGATGGACAAAAACTATTGGCCGCAGGTTTTGATCGCCGCATTAGTGCCTGGCAGATTGAAAGAAAATCTATTTTTTCAGGATTTTATAGTCTGAATTCTCGGTATAGTCATGAAGGCGTTATTCATGCCCTAACAGTAAGTCCTGATGGTCAACTCGTTGTGAGTGGAGGAAGCGATCATAAGATTAAAATTTGGGGAGGAATTACTGGCAAATGGGAACGAACTTTAAATGGTCACACGGATAGTATTTTCGCTTTAGTTTTCAGTACCGATGGAAAAATGTTAGTCAGTGGCAGTGCGGATAAAACCATTCGTCTGTGGCATTTAAGCAATTATCAAGAACCTGAGATTTTACAAGGTCATGATCAACGAATTACTTGTTTAGAAATAACGAATAATAACCAATATTTAATCAGTGGTAGTTTGGATGGCATCATCCATATCTGGGATTTAGTAACTAAAACGATTGTTAAAAGGATCAAGGCTCATTCCCAGGGAATCTTGTCTTTAGCCATTAACAACATTTCCCAAATTTTAGCAACTGCTAATTATCAAGAAATAAAATTATGGGATTTAGAGACTGGGAAATTATTACAAACCTTAGCAGGATGTCATCCGATTAAATTTAGTGCGGATGGAAAGATTTTGGTAACAGGCAATCCTGATCAGAAAAAAGTCTTAACAATCTGGCGATATAATGTAGGTAAATTTAAGCAAGAGCAAGATAATAATTTCGCGTTTGATTTTTCTCACAATTGGTGGGATATTTTAGGCGTTTCACCCAATGCCGATCCCCAAGAGATAAAACTAGCCTATTATTATTTAGCTAAACAATTCCATCCTGATCAAAATAATTGTCAAGAGGCTGTAAAATCAATGCAAGTCATTAATCATGCCTATAATCAATTTCGTCGTTTCTGCCGCGATCGCCCTTAG